Proteins encoded within one genomic window of Vidua macroura isolate BioBank_ID:100142 chromosome 2, ASM2450914v1, whole genome shotgun sequence:
- the LAG3 gene encoding lymphocyte activation gene 3 protein: protein MRPVSLVLFLIFTLLPFTAGHILPGLSEGRSREQKVWVREGSSAVLPCHLSPRKTRESSKQLPDKISVLWKRHGGSVHQEPQVVLEVGDSGLQKTAQLMKPRVSLQDSTLRNGNFSLRIIPVRSKDAGLYEAQVKYKTEVHSCHVELGVITVTLSPPSPVIESELLLMSCNSSHRASLVETCWFHKEHSGPTSRTFCSLSGTLSILHPAMSDAGSWRCQLRYSDKEIISATFNLQILGFDGPTNPVVYAAAGSAANLPCSLSYLPRAFGMSVVAAHWSHLAGGHLKDRGIFQNLSSRSFLLHLPAVGPGDAGQYRCAVSVGRRTISRNVTLAVLSVTPSIQGPVSEGNRLLLICSLTHSQGHERFQWTHLDSAPTKSKLAVATPCSLEGHSSRMGPTLEIAQVSQKDMGTWECSVHGPEGRLGAVEYDLQITGAQISSAPSILSGQITFGLTLTLFFLLAVCVVALALQKRARTPAFPALEGMFAVNVPWKPMEEKQKGKTQQTEC from the exons ATGAGGCCAGTGTCCCTGGTGCTGTTCCTCATCTTCACTCTGCTGCCTTTCACTG CTGGCCACATCCTACCAGGATTATCAGAGGGGAGAAGCAGGGAGCAGAAAGTGTGGGTCAGAGAAGGGAGTTCAGCCGTGCTGCCCTGCCACTTGAGCCCCAGAAAGACAAGGGAGAGCTCAAAGCAGCTGCCTGACAAGATATCTGTGCTGTGGAAGAGGCATGGGGGAAG TGTGCACCAGGAGCCACAGGTGGTGCTGGAAGTTGGGGACTCGGGCCTCCAGAAGACAGCACAACTCATGAAGCCCCGGGTGTCGCTCCAGGACTCCACCTTACGCAACGGCAATTTCTCCCTGCGGATCATCCCTGTCCGGAGCAAGGACGCTGGGCTGTATGAGGCACAGGTGAAATACAAGACAGAGGTGCACAGCTGCCACGTGGAGCTGGGGGTGATCACAG TGACCCTTAGTCCACCCAGTCCTGTGATAGAAAGTGAGCTGCTCCTGATGAGCTGCAACTCCAGCCACCGGGCCAGCCTTGTGGAGACATGCTGGTTCCACAAGGAGCACTCGGGCCCCACCTCCAGGACCTTCTGCTCCTTGTCCGGGACTctctccatcctccatccaGCCATGAGTGATGCGGGCTCCTGGCGCTGCCAGCTTCGGTACTCTGATAAGGAGATCATTTCTGCCACATTCAACCTGCAAATTCTAG GTTTTGATGGCCCAACCAACCCTGTGGTCTATGcagcagctggctctgcagccaATCTACCGTGCAGTCTGAGCTACCTTCCCAGAGCCTTTGGGATGAGTGTGGTGGCAGCCCACTGGAGCCATCTTGCAGGAGGACATTTGAAAGACAGGGGCATCTTCCAGAATCTGAGCAGCAGAAGCTTCCTCCTGCATCTCCCCGCGGTGGGGCCGGGTGATGCAGGGCAGTACCGCTGTGCTGTCTCTGTGGGACGCAGGACAATCAGCAGGAATGTGACCTTGGCCGTGCTTTCAG TGACTCCAAGCATCCAAGGACCAGTTTCTGAGGGGAATCGTTTGCTGCTCATCTGCAGCCTCACGCACTCCCAGGGACATGAGCGTTTCCAGTGGACTCACCTTGACTCAGCCCCCACTAAGAGCAAGCTGGCTGTGGCTACTCCCTGTAGCTTGGAGGGCCACAGTTCCCGGATGGGACCTACCTTGGAAATAGCCCAAGTGTCACAAAAGGACATGGGCACCTGGGAATGCAGTGTGCATGGCCCAGAAGGCAGACTGGGAGCAGTGGAGTATGACCTGCAGATCACAG GTGCCCAGATCTCCAGCGCTCCCTCTATCTTAAGTGGGCAGATTACTTTTGGGCTCACACTCACCCTCTTTTTCCTGCTCGCCGTTTGTGTTGTGGCTCTGGCCCTACAAAAAAGG GCACGGACTCCTGCCTTCCCAGCACTGGAAGGGATGTTTGCAGTCAATGTGCCATGGAAGCCCatggaggaaaagcagaaagggaagACCCAGCAAACAGAGTGCTGA